The following are from one region of the Advenella mimigardefordensis DPN7 genome:
- a CDS encoding ClpXP protease specificity-enhancing factor: MEKPSTKPYLLRAWHEWCTDAGYTPHLVVHVDAACQVPREFVRDERITLNVGAMATNRLVMGNDWIEFQARFGGVSRQISVPVARVEAIYARETQEGMQFEVEEYDLTDNAGSDAHDTQGPDDDPPPPSSPQEKAPWLKVVK, translated from the coding sequence ATGGAAAAACCATCTACCAAACCATATCTGTTGCGTGCCTGGCATGAGTGGTGTACCGATGCCGGCTACACCCCTCATCTGGTGGTCCACGTTGACGCGGCCTGCCAGGTGCCCAGGGAGTTTGTTCGTGATGAACGCATTACATTGAATGTGGGTGCGATGGCGACCAATCGCCTGGTTATGGGCAATGACTGGATTGAGTTTCAGGCACGATTTGGCGGCGTGTCACGGCAGATTTCCGTTCCCGTGGCCCGCGTTGAAGCCATTTATGCGCGTGAAACGCAGGAAGGGATGCAGTTTGAAGTGGAGGAATATGATCTGACTGACAACGCCGGCTCGGATGCGCACGATACGCAAGGGCCCGACGACGATCCACCACCGCCATCCAGTCCGCAGGAAAAAGCGCCGTGGCTCAAAGTGGTCAAGTAA